The genomic region TCAATCTCCGATGAAGTTTCGCATCTACTCGGCGATCGCGAAGCTAAATATTTGGGATTAATTACAAATGATAAAAGAACCCATAGAAATGAACCTCAATTCTAATTTACAGATATGTTAATCGAACGGTGATAGAATGATGGGTGTTATAACTAGTAAATCTGAAGTTGCGATCGCCCCGATCCTGATTCTTATCCTTACAGCTTGCCAATTCCCCTCTACAAATCATCCAGAAGTCACCACACTCACTGCAATTTCTATACAATCATTACTGTAATGAAGATTGAGATCGTCGCGATCGAGGAGAGAATGTCTGCACGATGCCCAAATTTTGTAGAGGCGAAAAATTCTTCGTCCCTACAAAGATGGCGCCGCCGACAGGAAGGATAGATAGGGTTGGGATTTGACGAGGGTAAGGGTTAGCGCAGGCGACCCGATCGCAGGATACTAAAAATGAGCCATAACCCGACAATACTCGCCGCCGCGAACAACACGTCGCTGACCCAGTAGACTTGCGAAATCTCCGTTTGCGAGGAAATCATCGCGGCGCCCATAATCAGAGAACCGACCAAAACACTGAACGAGAGGCGGTTGGCGGCGTCGTCCATCGTCCGGCGCAGTCCGTCGAGTCCACTTACGGCGATATTCCATTGCAAGGTTTCCGTGGTCACCCGGTCTAAAAACACTTCCAATTGGCGGGGGGATTGTAACGAGAGGTTTTTCAAATCGAGGGCGGTTCGCAACAAGCCTTGTAACGGGGCTTCGCCGACGAGTTGGCGCCCGAACAGATCGGTCATGAGGGGCTTGATCTGTTCGGCGAAATTATACTCGGGGTCGAGAGTGCGAGCAATTCCTTCCAGGTTGGCGATCGCCTTCGCACAAAGTCCCATATTCGAGGGCAATCTCAAATTATTTTCCCGCGAGACTTGCAGGACTTCGTAAAACATCTGGCTGAAACTCAACTCGGACAAGCTCAAATTGTAATAGCGCCGCAGGAGGCGATCGTAACCGCTCTCTAAATTCGCCAAATTGACCCGCTTGCTCGATACTCCCGCCATTTCTACCGAAAGCTGGGAACAGCGTTGGGCGTCTAAATTGACCATCGCCAAGAGCATCTCGATCAGTAACTGCTGGGTGCGCGGGTCCATACGTCCGATCATCCCGCAGTCGAGTAAGGCGACTTGTCCGTTTTTTAAATAAAACAAATTCCCCGGGTGGGGGTCGGCGTGGAAAAACCCGTCGAGGCAAATTTGCTGGAAAAAGACCCGGGTTAACAGGGTGACGAGTTCTTTTTTCTGCGCTTCGCTGTCGCCGCCGTGTTCTTGTCCGGTATAGTCGGCGAGTAAAATCGGGTCGCCGTCCAACCATTCGATCGCCAATAACTTTTCCGTGGTTAAATTCCAAAAAACTTCGGGAATTTTAAGTTTTTTCGGGTCGTACCAGCGACTTTTGGATAAATTGCGACTGAGGCGATCGGTATAGGTCGCTTCTTTGGCAAAATCTAACTCGGCGCGCAAGGCGTTGCCAAATTCATCCGCCAATCCCATCAAATCTTGGGCTTGTCCGATATCAGTAATCGAGACCAACTCCGCCAACCCTTTGAGCAGGGCAATATCTTGCTCGACAACTTCTTCGAGTCCGGGACGCTGGACTTTGAGGGCGACTTCGCGACCGTCCGCCAAGGTGGCGCGGTGGGTTTGGGCGATCGATCCGGCGGCGACGGGTTGGGGATTGAGGGTTTGAAAAACCTCTTCGAGGGGTTGGCGGATTTGCTGGCGAATGAGGATTTCGATCTCGTCCCAAGGAACCGGGGGGACTTCTGCTTGTAAGGCAGTCAGTTCTTCGATGTATTCCGGGGGTAAAATATCCGGGCGGGTACTGAGCAGTTGCCCCAATTTGACGTAGACCGGACCGAGATCGATGAGGATATTGCGTAAGACCGCCGGGGGGGGCAGTTTCGGCTCGTCGTCGGCTTTCCCGGCGGTGAGTAAGCGCCGCATGTAATCCCAACCGTTGCGAAATACGATTTCGACGATCTCTCGTTGGCGAGCGCTAGATTGAACGAAGTTGGAAAGCATGAAGCAGAATTTAGCGTGTAGAGTGTAGATTTTGGATTGGAGCGATCGCCGCTCCTGCGACGGTTAACTCCAATCTCGACCCGTAGGACGTTCCCTGAAGGCTTCCCATCCGCCAGAGTCATCGAGTGCGACGGCGAGGCGATCGCCCGTGAATGGAGATTGCGAATTTACGGTTTATGATGGTTGGCGATCGCCATGGCCGATCGCGTCGTCGGCTAAGCGCACGGTGTCTTCGTCCCCGAGAAATTCTCCGTTCTGCACTTCGATCAAGACCAGGGGAATGACGCCGGGATTTTCCACCCGATGCGCGGTACACGGCGGGACGTAAGTAGACTGATTTTGAATCACGAGGGATTCGTCGTCGCCGCAAATCACTTTGGCGGTTCCGGACACCACGATCCAATGTTCGCTGCGGTGGTAGTGAATTTGGGTCATGATCCGGTGACCGGGTTTAATTTCCAAGCGACTGATGCGATAGCGCTGTCCGGTTTCTAAAACGGTGACCGTTCCCCAGTAGCGTTCTTGGGTTTCGGAAGTTTCCGGATAGCGGGCCGCTTCTTTTTCTTCTTGGGGGGTTTGGGTGGCGTTTTGGGTTGGGGTGGTGGTTTCGCTCATGGTTTGACCTCTAAATTTACTCGGTAAGATCGGGAGAGAGTCGCGCACGGGTGGGGCGATCGCCGCATTGAGGATCGGGGCCGATCGCGAGTCACTTTCCACCATAGCGCAGTTGGCTCGACGCGCCGATCGCGTCGGAACCGTTGTCGTTATAATTCCGATTGGTATTCCGGTCGTTCTTTCAAGCTTTGGAGAACTTTTTTGATGTCTTGAGTGCGCTCTTTTTTAACAATTAGGGTGACGTTCCCATCGCGAACGACGACCACATCTTCCAAACCGATGGTAACGATCGCCTCTTCCGGGTTGCTGGCGTAGAAAATGCTCCCTTTCGTATCGAGTCCGAGATGACGGGCGACTTCCACGTTGGGACAGTCGTCATCTTTGAGCAGCCGTTCGAGGGCGTTCCAGTCCCCGAGGTCGTCCCAGCCGAAATCGGCGGGCAGGACGTAAGTGAGATGGGTTTTTTCCATCAAAGCGTAGTCGATGCTCTTTTTCGGTAAATCCGCATAAGCGGCGACCCCGCGTTCGGCGATCGGATCGAGGATTTCCGGGGCGTAGGCGCGTAATTCGTCGATGACGACTCCGGCCCGAAAAATGAACATGCCGCTATTCCAGGTGTACTTTCCCGTTTCGATAAAGGTTTCGGCGGTCTCGCGGTCGGGTTTTTCCGTAAAGCGGTTGACCCGATAGGCGCTGATTCCAGCATAGGTTCCGGCGCCTTGTCCCTGTTCGATGTAACCGTAACCGGAAGAAGGATAGGTCGGTTCGATCCCGAGGGTGACGATCGCCCTTTGGCTGTTCGCCAGTTGGCTCGCCGCTTCTAAGGTATTTTTGAACCCCTCGCGATCGCCGATCCAATGATCTGCCGGGAAAAAGCCGATGAGGGCATCATCCCCGTGGCGTTTGGCAATTTCTAAGGTGGTCCAGGCAACCGCAGGCGCAGTATCCCGTCCTTGGGGTTCGGCGAGCAGGTTTTCCGGGGGTAACTCGGGCAGTTGTTCGCGCACGCCGTCGCTCAATTCGGCACTGGTAATGACCCACAAGCCTTGCCATCCTCCGGCAACGTCGAGCAGTCGGTCAGCTGTCGCTTGTAATAGGCTTTTACCCGTGCGATCGAGGCAGAGAAACTGTTTGGGTCGCGCCCGACGGCTGAGCGGCCAAAATCGTTCGCCTTTTCCACCAGCTAAAATAACGGGGATCATAGATGATTTCATTGCTCCATTGAGACGACTCGATCGCGATCGAGGCTTCGCGATCGCCGGGAGAATTGAGTTGTTACAAACTTTGACAATTCAATTCTCCGATTCCTCTTTATTTTTCTGTCAAATGATGATAGCATGTGACTCAAAAATAAGAGATACTTTTTTATGAATTTAGAGTAAAGTTTTCAATTGAAAAATAGTATTTTGAGGTTCAAACTTGAGTCCCTATAAAACTAGCGATAATTAATTTTTCAAAAAATATTAAAAAATCCCCCTGCTTTTTTCCAGAAATGTTGTTAACACGAACTTAACCCTCGGTCATCTCCAAATCCATCTCAAAATACCTCTCAAAATCTTTGCGTGAAAATGTTTGAAGCGCTAGACCTATATGACAAAGTACCCAAATCGGGGAAAAAATCACCGAAACGACCCGATCGCCCTCCGAGGCGATCGCGCAAATCCCGCAAATCGATACCGATGCCCCCAGAACCGTTGAGCGTCAAACTGGCGCGGTTGGTGTTTTGGAGCTTTACCTTCTTATTGATGACGACCGTCGCCGCCACCGTCGGCGGGGTTCTAGCGCTGATCGATCCGAAAAATGCCCTGACTCCCCAACAACTGCAAGCCCGACAAGCTGCCGAAAAATTGAAGGCGATCGCCCCCAATCGCGATTCGATGGGCTTTCCCCGCTTCGAGTTAGCCCGACCGATGACCCTGTTGGTGATGGGCGTCGATCCCCCCCTCGACGCTCCTGACGACCCCGAAGCCGTCTTTTCCGGACGCAGCGACACCTTACTCCTGGTTCGGCTCGATCCCGACCGCGAAAGCATCAGTTTACTGTCCGTTCCCCGGGATACCCGGGTCCGGTTGGGCGATCGCGGCTACGCCAAAATTAACGAAGCGAACTACCTCGGCGGAATTCCCCTCACCTCCGAGGCGATCTCCGACCTACTCGATGTCGAGATCGACCGCTACATCCGCATCGGAACTGGAGCCTTTCGCGAACTCGTGGATCTGCTCGGTGGCGTCGAGGTCTTCGTTCCCTACCCGATGTCCTACACCGATCGCACCCAACAACTCAAAATCGAACTCAAACCCGGCTGGCAGACCCTCAACGGACGACAATCCGAACATTTCGCCCGCTTTCGTAACGACGCTTACGGCGATATCGGACGCATTCAACGCCAACACTTACTCGTCGAAGCCCTACAGACGCGGCTGAGCGATCCGAGTGTTTTACCTCAAGTGTCTAAAGTTGTGCGAGTCATGCAGAAGTATATCAATACCAACTTGAGTCTGGAAGAACTGCTCGCCGCCGTCAAAATGGGATTGGGGCGATCGCCGGAAAGCTTGCAAATGGTGATGCTTCCCGGAAAAATCAGCGACGGACACGACAGCGATCGCAGTTATTGGATCGTCGATCGCCAAGGGCGCGATCGGGTCATGGCTCAATATTTCGGCAACGGCGACGAAACCGAGGGGCGATCGCAACCCGACCAACGCGCCCTAAAACGCCTCGATATCGCCGTTCAAAACGCCTCCGGCAACCCCCAAATCGCCCGCAAACTCTTGCACGAGTTACAAAGACAAGGATTTAAAAACGTCTACGCGATCGAAGATTGGCCCGATCGCCAACCCCACAGCCAAATCATCGTCCAGAAAGGTGATTTAGAAAGTGCAAAAACCCTTCAAACCCTCTTAAAATTCCCCCGTCTAGAAACCAGTTCCACAGGCTACCTCGACTCCGATTTAACCCTTCGTATTGGCGAAGATGTAGAGAGGGGGGATTTTAGATTTTAGATTTTAGATTTTGGATTTTAGCGCGATCCAGCATGTCTCAATCAGTTGAATCTGAGCTCCAGCTTGTAAAGTCGCTAAAACCCCGTAGGGAAACAGCATTGCCGTGTCCCTAAAACCCATAAACTTTACAACCGATCGAGCATCGCTATATAGGAGACGGCTTGGGAATTTGGGGAGCCTTAGTAAAGGCGGGCAAGATGCCCGCCCCACAAAATCCCTGCCTAATTCAGCTCGAACCCATCGACCTGCAACACCGGACCGATCGCCGCCAACGTCATCACATCATCGCGGATGCGACCGTTAACCTTGACCTTTTGACCCGGTTTCAACAAGTCCGAGGGAGCGCCTTCGTAAATTTCGTAAGTTTGACCGTCATCGGCGACCAACGCCCAGGCGCCCGTACCCATTTCGCGACGTTCGATCGTTCCGGTTAGCGATACACTCATGCGAATTTCTCCTCTCCTTTTAGCGCCAGACGGGCCAAGCCAAAGCACAAGAATGCATTGACCAACAAGAACGCCCGGGCGCCCAAACCACTGCCGAGCCACAGTAACATCGGACCCGGGACGAGAACCGCACTAATCGCGAGACAGCTTGCCACGCCGAGGGTCGTACCGATCGCGAAATTCTTCCACTGCGGGTGACCCAACAGTAGCACGATTAAAATCCCCGGAATCAGCACGCTCGCAAAAATCGGGTTTAACGCACTACTCCCTTGAA from Oxynema aestuarii AP17 harbors:
- a CDS encoding ABC1 kinase family protein, whose amino-acid sequence is MLSNFVQSSARQREIVEIVFRNGWDYMRRLLTAGKADDEPKLPPPAVLRNILIDLGPVYVKLGQLLSTRPDILPPEYIEELTALQAEVPPVPWDEIEILIRQQIRQPLEEVFQTLNPQPVAAGSIAQTHRATLADGREVALKVQRPGLEEVVEQDIALLKGLAELVSITDIGQAQDLMGLADEFGNALRAELDFAKEATYTDRLSRNLSKSRWYDPKKLKIPEVFWNLTTEKLLAIEWLDGDPILLADYTGQEHGGDSEAQKKELVTLLTRVFFQQICLDGFFHADPHPGNLFYLKNGQVALLDCGMIGRMDPRTQQLLIEMLLAMVNLDAQRCSQLSVEMAGVSSKRVNLANLESGYDRLLRRYYNLSLSELSFSQMFYEVLQVSRENNLRLPSNMGLCAKAIANLEGIARTLDPEYNFAEQIKPLMTDLFGRQLVGEAPLQGLLRTALDLKNLSLQSPRQLEVFLDRVTTETLQWNIAVSGLDGLRRTMDDAANRLSFSVLVGSLIMGAAMISSQTEISQVYWVSDVLFAAASIVGLWLIFSILRSGRLR
- a CDS encoding phosphomannose isomerase type II C-terminal cupin domain — protein: MSETTTPTQNATQTPQEEKEAARYPETSETQERYWGTVTVLETGQRYRISRLEIKPGHRIMTQIHYHRSEHWIVVSGTAKVICGDDESLVIQNQSTYVPPCTAHRVENPGVIPLVLIEVQNGEFLGDEDTVRLADDAIGHGDRQPS
- a CDS encoding mannose-1-phosphate guanylyltransferase, translated to MIPVILAGGKGERFWPLSRRARPKQFLCLDRTGKSLLQATADRLLDVAGGWQGLWVITSAELSDGVREQLPELPPENLLAEPQGRDTAPAVAWTTLEIAKRHGDDALIGFFPADHWIGDREGFKNTLEAASQLANSQRAIVTLGIEPTYPSSGYGYIEQGQGAGTYAGISAYRVNRFTEKPDRETAETFIETGKYTWNSGMFIFRAGVVIDELRAYAPEILDPIAERGVAAYADLPKKSIDYALMEKTHLTYVLPADFGWDDLGDWNALERLLKDDDCPNVEVARHLGLDTKGSIFYASNPEEAIVTIGLEDVVVVRDGNVTLIVKKERTQDIKKVLQSLKERPEYQSEL
- a CDS encoding LCP family protein — protein: MPPEPLSVKLARLVFWSFTFLLMTTVAATVGGVLALIDPKNALTPQQLQARQAAEKLKAIAPNRDSMGFPRFELARPMTLLVMGVDPPLDAPDDPEAVFSGRSDTLLLVRLDPDRESISLLSVPRDTRVRLGDRGYAKINEANYLGGIPLTSEAISDLLDVEIDRYIRIGTGAFRELVDLLGGVEVFVPYPMSYTDRTQQLKIELKPGWQTLNGRQSEHFARFRNDAYGDIGRIQRQHLLVEALQTRLSDPSVLPQVSKVVRVMQKYINTNLSLEELLAAVKMGLGRSPESLQMVMLPGKISDGHDSDRSYWIVDRQGRDRVMAQYFGNGDETEGRSQPDQRALKRLDIAVQNASGNPQIARKLLHELQRQGFKNVYAIEDWPDRQPHSQIIVQKGDLESAKTLQTLLKFPRLETSSTGYLDSDLTLRIGEDVERGDFRF
- a CDS encoding cytochrome c maturation protein CcmE, with translation MSVSLTGTIERREMGTGAWALVADDGQTYEIYEGAPSDLLKPGQKVKVNGRIRDDVMTLAAIGPVLQVDGFELN